One genomic window of Blastocatellia bacterium includes the following:
- a CDS encoding carbohydrate ABC transporter permease translates to MLTVILCTMGGYVFAKKNFVGKKVLWSIFLGTMLVPGLIFMLPQFAIVTKIGWINSYWGMVVPHVANIFGLYLLRQYIETIPDSLFEAAKIDGASEWQLFTKVVVPLSIPIMLTLFLLVFVGQWSNFLWQYITNTPDSAYRTLPVGLSLFKGQYDIRWEQMMAGACFSIIPITILFVIAQRFFVQGMTSGAVKE, encoded by the coding sequence TTGTTAACAGTAATTCTTTGCACTATGGGAGGTTATGTTTTTGCTAAAAAGAATTTTGTTGGCAAAAAAGTCTTGTGGAGTATTTTCTTAGGCACAATGTTAGTGCCAGGTCTTATTTTTATGCTACCTCAATTTGCTATTGTTACTAAAATAGGATGGATTAATAGTTATTGGGGAATGGTAGTTCCGCATGTTGCTAATATTTTTGGGCTTTATTTGCTACGCCAATATATCGAAACAATTCCAGATTCGCTTTTTGAAGCAGCTAAAATTGATGGTGCAAGTGAATGGCAATTGTTTACTAAAGTTGTTGTTCCGCTTTCAATTCCCATTATGCTAACGCTATTTTTGTTGGTTTTTGTTGGTCAATGGTCTAATTTTTTATGGCAGTATATTACTAATACTCCTGATTCTGCTTATCGTACTTTACCAGTAGGATTATCACTATTTAAGGGTCAATATGATATTCGCTGGGAGCAAATGATGGCAGGAGCATGTTTTTCAATTATCCCAATTACAATTTTATTTGTTATCGCCCAACGTTTCTTTGTTCAAGGAATGACAAGCGGAGCAGTAAAAGAATAA
- a CDS encoding extracellular solute-binding protein — MLLVIIFNNTACRSVLSSGEQPNELTIWITYNPQEYDVFKQIAQDFQTEYSKKHGKSLHLNLQRIPYDGLMPRLKYACLANATPDICRIDNAWPLTLAYGKSIIPLDTLPSFNTTIDELAQEYVPAAIASNIVETKADNGTWEKHLYGIPDQTNCVALFWNKELFRQSATELRSAGLDPDRAPRDWEEFVKYAQILTIKDKKQYGFGMFNSLWWSMPFFNTFGTEFVKKDANGKYICTLDEQPAQQALQFMTDLYLKYGVEAGAWRTGSINPEQGFLNGKYAMILSGPWNLKRFSNIDFGVSLVPAGPAGTSSNVGGQNLVVFRTCKNPAVALEFLRYFSSESVQIRWSESLGQIPVNIKAFDKIDLSERPQLAVFMEQLKTAKATPKIPRMDVLEEKVVGPALQLAMQGDKSVEQALKDSTKEINKDFLSLLNK, encoded by the coding sequence GTGCTACTGGTAATAATTTTTAATAATACTGCTTGTCGTTCTGTTTTAAGCTCTGGAGAGCAACCCAATGAATTAACCATTTGGATTACTTATAACCCACAGGAATATGATGTTTTTAAGCAAATTGCTCAGGATTTTCAAACTGAATATAGCAAAAAGCATGGCAAAAGCTTACATCTAAACTTACAGCGTATTCCTTATGATGGACTGATGCCTAGGCTAAAATATGCTTGTTTAGCCAATGCTACACCAGATATTTGTAGAATTGATAATGCTTGGCCGCTAACTTTAGCTTATGGTAAATCAATCATTCCACTAGACACTTTACCTAGTTTTAACACTACCATTGACGAGCTAGCACAAGAATATGTTCCAGCAGCAATAGCCTCAAATATTGTTGAAACTAAAGCAGATAATGGAACTTGGGAAAAACATCTTTATGGTATTCCTGATCAAACAAATTGTGTTGCCTTGTTTTGGAATAAAGAGCTTTTCCGTCAATCAGCAACAGAACTACGTAGCGCAGGTTTAGATCCTGACCGCGCCCCTCGTGATTGGGAAGAATTTGTTAAATATGCACAAATTTTAACCATCAAAGATAAAAAACAATATGGTTTTGGTATGTTTAATTCGCTTTGGTGGTCAATGCCTTTCTTTAATACTTTTGGCACTGAGTTTGTAAAAAAAGATGCTAACGGTAAATATATCTGTACTTTAGACGAGCAACCTGCACAACAAGCTTTGCAATTTATGACAGATCTTTACTTAAAATATGGCGTAGAAGCAGGAGCCTGGCGGACAGGTTCAATTAACCCTGAACAAGGTTTTTTAAATGGAAAATATGCAATGATATTGTCCGGCCCTTGGAATCTAAAGCGATTTTCCAACATTGATTTTGGTGTTAGCTTAGTTCCAGCCGGGCCAGCCGGAACTAGTTCTAATGTTGGTGGACAAAACTTAGTAGTTTTTCGTACCTGTAAAAATCCTGCTGTTGCACTAGAATTTCTTCGCTATTTTTCTTCGGAATCTGTACAAATTCGCTGGTCAGAAAGCCTTGGACAAATCCCAGTTAATATTAAAGCATTTGATAAAATTGATTTGTCAGAACGTCCCCAATTAGCAGTTTTTATGGAGCAACTAAAAACCGCAAAAGCTACGCCTAAAATTCCTAGAATGGATGTACTAGAAGAAAAAGTTGTTGGCCCAGCCCTACAACTAGCAATGCAAGGTGACAAAAGCGTAGAACAAGCCTTAAAAGACTCCACCAAAGAAATTAATAAAGACTTTTTATCATTATTAAATAAATAA
- a CDS encoding alpha amylase C-terminal domain-containing protein — translation MFNSPQPLRSRRNSMGGAFLRNQLTDRLAQNTSISNSSTTAVRALETNALGRVESIGVVDRRATAAPANSPVTFVYDAGAHKNLTNLQLKGSWNKTTGEFDPSWGKGDSVAMTNLGNGKWSVTLDLVDDGQQHNWEWGVVADGPAGKSQWAVMGEGNLKFSLGEDTKQVSYSPTTYHEMGAHKAGNDISFKFWAPNAQDVKVKVFDQNGRAKLIPMTQDSEGNWSAKVAGGWKSMEGKAYTYQVTDSEGKLLERTDPYARQMQGEQVGVGRLYVNSKGERVNQFYMEPAIYQKYKSQIEGPDPEVSHNARQKAYAESRTELVSFEIDDQPNIEQAYLVLKDSNGHQLTKNELITRLGQFDSSLITKMNGGKDNNLWLDNVDDKGRIKMTNQAGSWTTLVNNLDKMVGLRYEFQGYERKPNGQLGLVGDTNNNGKLTKAELQKTPFNDKWDNTISASSGRSFRGAVISDTTHAWKNDNAPREKDPNKWVIYQFHAGSFYGQGNNANRSTFEDVMNKLDYFKSLGVNTLEMMPANEVEGNRDWGYMGANSLAVESSYGFTDENGKFVSGKDALKMFIDMAHSKGFNVINDVVYNHIGGDHNDLWNSDGKENPYFNWSTDPDKFEQRNTPWGAMPAYNNPKVKQLFVDHAVAQLEEFHFDGLRFDFTEPMKGTGGVDGWNMMREMNRQLHFLKPDTFIAAEQFDYDPTITRPTQADGTGGGFDAQWYTEFQHRLVRDNDKPGIIQQAANNQRTEMDKFMDMLTNPRGLDSWSKAVTMISNHDEVGNAERTIDTADGTAGNGQMPPQWARNAARFAAGIGLASPGIPMFFQGDESMASNSFKWGIPSTWDAGWDWQSVGKNWDWNNISFNDGQRQLYTKLFDMSPEARAKDSGFTNLSIADKQVFNDLEAMKPEERTTTMNNISRRQMFEFYKDAVALRSSSTAFEADSQVNRIYTHNDNSVMAFSRKDGNDEYIIVASLNRNNLEGYQMPLPPGQWKEVLNSDAARYGGSNFGNFGATLNGGNTRVNIPAAGYVVLKKA, via the coding sequence ATGTTTAATTCTCCTCAACCACTACGCTCAAGACGTAATAGCATGGGAGGAGCGTTTTTACGTAATCAGTTAACAGATCGATTAGCACAAAATACTTCTATTAGCAATTCTTCTACAACAGCAGTACGCGCATTAGAAACAAATGCTTTAGGTAGAGTGGAGTCAATAGGGGTTGTTGATAGACGTGCTACTGCTGCTCCAGCCAATAGCCCAGTAACTTTTGTTTATGATGCAGGCGCACATAAAAATCTTACAAATCTACAATTAAAAGGCAGTTGGAATAAAACTACTGGAGAATTTGACCCATCTTGGGGCAAAGGTGATAGTGTTGCAATGACAAATTTAGGTAATGGTAAATGGTCGGTGACACTAGATTTAGTAGATGATGGTCAACAACATAACTGGGAATGGGGCGTAGTTGCTGATGGGCCAGCAGGCAAAAGTCAATGGGCTGTAATGGGCGAAGGAAATCTTAAATTTTCATTAGGCGAAGATACTAAACAAGTAAGCTATTCACCAACAACTTATCATGAAATGGGTGCGCACAAAGCAGGAAATGATATTAGCTTTAAGTTTTGGGCCCCAAATGCTCAAGATGTCAAAGTCAAAGTTTTTGACCAAAATGGACGCGCTAAACTTATTCCTATGACACAAGATTCTGAGGGAAATTGGTCTGCTAAAGTTGCTGGTGGTTGGAAGAGCATGGAAGGCAAAGCTTACACCTATCAAGTTACTGATTCAGAAGGAAAACTTCTAGAACGTACTGACCCATATGCCCGCCAAATGCAAGGTGAACAAGTTGGAGTAGGTCGACTTTATGTAAATAGCAAAGGCGAACGAGTTAACCAATTCTATATGGAACCAGCTATTTACCAAAAATATAAGTCACAAATTGAAGGGCCAGATCCAGAAGTTTCTCATAATGCTCGCCAAAAAGCTTATGCAGAATCTCGTACTGAACTTGTAAGCTTTGAAATAGACGACCAGCCTAATATTGAGCAAGCCTATTTGGTATTAAAAGATTCTAATGGACATCAATTAACCAAGAACGAACTAATAACACGCTTAGGACAATTTGATTCTAGCTTAATTACTAAGATGAATGGTGGTAAAGATAATAATCTATGGCTTGATAATGTTGATGATAAGGGTCGTATTAAGATGACCAATCAAGCTGGAAGTTGGACAACTTTAGTAAATAACCTGGATAAAATGGTAGGACTTCGCTATGAGTTTCAAGGTTATGAACGTAAACCAAATGGTCAGTTAGGTTTAGTTGGTGATACAAACAATAATGGTAAACTTACAAAAGCAGAATTACAAAAAACACCTTTTAATGATAAATGGGATAATACTATTAGCGCGTCTAGTGGGCGTTCATTTAGAGGTGCAGTAATTAGCGATACTACGCATGCTTGGAAAAATGATAATGCTCCACGGGAAAAAGATCCTAATAAATGGGTAATTTATCAATTCCATGCAGGTAGTTTCTATGGTCAAGGAAATAATGCTAATCGCTCTACTTTTGAAGATGTAATGAATAAATTGGACTACTTTAAGAGCTTAGGAGTCAATACTTTAGAAATGATGCCTGCAAATGAAGTAGAAGGTAATCGTGATTGGGGTTATATGGGTGCTAATAGCCTTGCAGTAGAAAGCTCATATGGTTTTACTGATGAGAATGGAAAGTTTGTATCTGGTAAAGACGCACTTAAGATGTTTATAGATATGGCTCATTCTAAAGGCTTTAACGTTATCAATGACGTTGTTTATAACCATATTGGCGGAGATCATAATGATTTATGGAACAGTGATGGCAAAGAAAACCCATATTTTAATTGGTCAACAGATCCTGATAAATTTGAGCAGAGAAACACTCCTTGGGGAGCAATGCCCGCCTACAATAATCCAAAAGTTAAACAACTATTTGTTGATCATGCAGTAGCACAATTAGAAGAATTTCACTTTGACGGGCTACGTTTTGACTTTACAGAACCAATGAAAGGAACTGGTGGTGTAGATGGTTGGAATATGATGAGAGAAATGAACCGTCAATTACATTTCCTTAAACCAGACACTTTTATTGCAGCAGAACAGTTTGACTATGACCCAACAATTACTAGACCTACTCAAGCCGATGGTACAGGTGGCGGTTTTGATGCTCAGTGGTATACAGAATTTCAACATCGCTTAGTTAGAGATAATGATAAGCCTGGCATCATCCAACAAGCAGCCAATAATCAACGAACTGAAATGGATAAGTTTATGGATATGTTAACTAATCCACGTGGATTAGATAGTTGGTCAAAAGCTGTCACAATGATTTCTAACCATGATGAAGTAGGAAATGCAGAAAGAACCATTGATACTGCTGATGGGACAGCAGGAAATGGTCAAATGCCCCCTCAATGGGCGCGAAATGCTGCACGCTTTGCTGCTGGTATTGGTCTAGCATCCCCAGGTATTCCAATGTTTTTCCAAGGTGATGAATCAATGGCCTCAAACAGCTTTAAGTGGGGCATTCCTTCTACCTGGGATGCTGGCTGGGATTGGCAATCTGTAGGTAAAAACTGGGATTGGAACAACATTAGCTTTAATGATGGGCAACGTCAGCTTTATACTAAACTTTTTGATATGTCTCCAGAAGCACGTGCTAAGGATTCGGGTTTCACAAACCTTTCCATCGCAGATAAACAAGTCTTTAACGATTTAGAAGCAATGAAACCAGAAGAACGCACTACAACGATGAATAATATTTCTCGTCGTCAAATGTTTGAATTTTATAAAGATGCCGTTGCGCTAAGATCTTCAAGCACTGCATTTGAAGCTGATTCCCAAGTAAACCGTATCTATACCCACAATGATAATTCTGTAATGGCATTTTCTCGTAAAGATGGAAATGATGAATATATTATTGTTGCTAGTCTTAACCGTAACAATTTAGAAGGTTATCAAATGCCTCTACCCCCAGGACAATGGAAAGAAGTCCTAAATAGCGATGCTGCTCGTTACGGTGGTAGCAATTTTGGAAACTTTGGAGCAACTCTTAATGGTGGAAATACTCGTGTAAATATTCCTGCTGCTGGTTATGTTGTACTAAAGAAAGCCTAG
- the pulA gene encoding type I pullulanase, translated as MLASFRISLHKRFYYFSCLCSYSRKSSIAPLSNSHKRTSRSFSLSKNIDGCWEVKIAKDCLGLFYTFTATGSEPGFHPEQELIDPYARAVTSHNGRAIVVYDDFKVAARPKFPISEAIIYEAHIRDFTIDPDSMIEQRGKYLGWTEENTHLYLRPNISTGLDHLIELGINTVQIMPIMEFQNQESIDQYGWGYDSVHFNSPENSYASNSIEKNSIRELKQLVDSLHKKGIRVILDVVYNHTMEDIKNRVYSFEGLVPGYYYRRKNDGSYWNGSGVGNEFRSEAPMARRFIIDSVKYWVTEYKVDGFRFDLMGLIDLETIELLTKELKAIDPNLLIYGEPWSAGETPITITNKGKQRNKAFAVFNDHFRDALKGSVFQPREQGYIQKGINIEKIKIGIMGSIQDFVDNPQEGLNYVECHDNHTFWDRLMISTIDDSNLTDANRRAMARLGAAILFTSQGISFFQSGQEFLRSKGGNENSYNKPDAINMIRWQQKAANYDIYQYYQGLIALRTHHPIFRLTTAEEIKQAIKFLDQDLNYQLPASVIAYLISDVTRKDPWQRALVILNASQRAEKITIPEGNWQIYADQFNAGKDPIVSQIKIIDKTITIPVHSALVLGEIK; from the coding sequence TTGCTCGCATCCTTTAGGATCTCTCTACACAAAAGATTCTACTATTTTTCGTGTCTTTGCTCCTACAGCAGAAAAAGTAGTATTGCACCTTTATCAAACTCCCATAAAAGGACAAGCAGATCTTTTTCTTTATCAAAAAATATTGATGGTTGTTGGGAAGTAAAAATAGCTAAAGATTGTTTAGGGCTTTTTTATACTTTTACGGCTACTGGGAGTGAGCCTGGTTTTCATCCTGAACAAGAACTTATTGATCCTTATGCTCGTGCTGTCACCTCTCACAATGGAAGGGCAATTGTTGTTTATGATGATTTTAAGGTTGCTGCTCGTCCTAAATTTCCAATATCTGAAGCAATAATTTATGAAGCTCATATTAGAGATTTTACTATAGATCCAGATTCAATGATTGAGCAACGAGGAAAATATTTGGGTTGGACAGAGGAAAACACACATTTATACTTAAGACCTAATATTTCTACAGGGCTTGATCATTTAATCGAATTAGGCATTAATACAGTACAAATAATGCCTATTATGGAATTTCAAAATCAGGAAAGCATTGATCAATATGGTTGGGGATATGATTCAGTTCATTTTAATAGTCCAGAAAATTCTTATGCTAGCAACAGCATAGAAAAAAACTCTATTAGAGAATTAAAACAACTTGTTGATAGCCTACATAAAAAAGGTATTCGAGTAATTTTAGATGTAGTCTATAACCATACAATGGAAGATATTAAAAACCGAGTTTATAGTTTTGAAGGACTAGTACCCGGTTATTATTACAGACGTAAAAATGATGGTAGTTATTGGAATGGTTCAGGTGTAGGAAATGAATTTCGATCAGAAGCACCAATGGCACGCCGCTTTATCATTGATTCTGTTAAATATTGGGTGACAGAGTACAAAGTTGATGGCTTTCGCTTTGATTTAATGGGACTTATTGATTTGGAAACTATAGAATTACTAACAAAAGAGCTTAAAGCAATAGACCCTAATTTGTTAATTTATGGTGAACCTTGGTCAGCAGGAGAAACACCTATAACTATTACAAACAAAGGAAAACAGCGTAATAAAGCTTTTGCAGTATTTAATGATCATTTCCGTGATGCTCTAAAGGGAAGTGTTTTTCAACCTAGAGAACAAGGTTATATACAAAAAGGCATTAACATAGAAAAAATTAAAATTGGAATAATGGGATCAATCCAAGATTTTGTTGATAACCCTCAAGAAGGTCTTAATTATGTAGAATGTCATGATAACCATACTTTTTGGGATCGTTTGATGATATCAACTATTGACGATAGTAATTTAACTGATGCTAATCGTCGAGCAATGGCGCGTCTTGGTGCAGCAATTCTTTTTACTTCTCAAGGAATCTCTTTTTTTCAAAGCGGCCAAGAATTTTTACGCTCTAAAGGTGGAAATGAAAATAGCTATAATAAACCTGATGCTATTAATATGATACGTTGGCAACAAAAAGCTGCTAACTATGATATTTATCAATATTATCAAGGTTTAATCGCGCTACGCACACATCACCCAATATTTCGTTTAACTACTGCTGAAGAAATAAAACAAGCTATAAAATTTTTAGACCAAGACTTAAACTACCAATTACCAGCTAGTGTTATTGCCTATTTAATTAGTGATGTTACTAGAAAAGATCCTTGGCAACGTGCTTTAGTGATACTAAATGCTAGCCAAAGAGCAGAAAAAATAACTATACCTGAAGGTAATTGGCAAATTTACGCTGATCAATTTAATGCCGGAAAAGACCCTATTGTGTCTCAAATAAAAATTATTGATAAAACAATAACAATTCCGGTACATAGTGCATTAGTCTTAGGAGAAATTAAGTAG
- a CDS encoding DUF2834 domain-containing protein, producing MKKVYFLLAIVALIISDLLAIRFVFAHGINLTEFWQQMWGTEISTLAMTDLLFSSFIFWLYAKGEAAKYQIKNLWIYIVSTLGVGLCFALPLFLYAREQKKEALGQ from the coding sequence ATGAAAAAAGTTTATTTTCTTTTAGCAATAGTAGCATTAATTATTTCTGATTTACTAGCAATTAGATTTGTTTTTGCACATGGTATAAACCTAACCGAATTTTGGCAACAAATGTGGGGAACAGAAATATCTACACTTGCAATGACAGACCTGCTATTTTCTTCTTTTATTTTCTGGCTTTACGCAAAAGGTGAGGCGGCGAAATACCAAATAAAAAACCTCTGGATTTATATTGTTTCAACCCTTGGCGTAGGCTTATGCTTTGCTTTACCACTTTTTCTTTATGCACGTGAGCAAAAAAAAGAAGCTCTTGGACAATAA